The Diabrotica virgifera virgifera chromosome 10, PGI_DIABVI_V3a genome has a window encoding:
- the LOC126893278 gene encoding uncharacterized protein LOC126893278 has product MSLTDFELLLTQVGPIICKRNTYFREAIPEATRLAIFLRYAASGDSFASLMYTFKVSTPSISRIIKDVALAVVKVLQEYVQLPTSEEKWLEIAQQFQERWHFPHCLGALDGKHVVIQCPPNSE; this is encoded by the exons ATGTCACTTACTGATTTTGAATTACTTTTGACGCAGGTTGGCCCAATAATATGTAAAAGAAACACCTATTTTCGTGAAGCAATTCCAGAGGCGACAAGGCTCGCAATATTTTTGAGGTATGCAGCGAGTGGAGATAGCTTCGCGAGTTTAATGTACACTTTTAAAGTTTCAACCCCAAGTATCTCTCGCATAATAAAAGATGTAGCTCTAGCTGTTGTGAAAGTTCTACAGGAATATGTACAG CTTCCTACCTCAGAAGAAAAATGGTTGGAAATTGCTCAACAGTTTCAAGAAAGGTGGCATTTCCCACATTGTCTGGGTGCCCTTGACGGGAAACACGTTGTAATTCAATGCCCCCCAAATTCAgaataa